Sequence from the Acidobacteriota bacterium genome:
GTGTCCGGTGACCCAGCCGATGTCCGCCGTACACCAGTAGACGTCATCCTCTTTCAGATCGAAGACGGCCTTGGTCGTGGCCATCGTGCCCGTGAGGTAGCCGCCTGTCGTGTGGACGATGCCCTTCGGGCGTCCTGTCGTGCCAGACGTGTAGAGGATGTAGAGCGTGTCCTCGCTGTCCATGGCCTCCGGCTCGCACCACTTCTCCACGTCCTGGACGATGCGGTGGTACCAGTGGTCACGGCCCTCCTGCACGTGGACGGGGAAGCGATCCGACGAGTCGCGCTTGACGATCAGCACGTTCTTGATCGACGGCGTGTGCTTGAGGGCCTCGTCGGCGATCTGCTTGAGCGGCAGCAGCGAACCACGCCGATACCCGCCGTCGGCGGTGATGAGCAGCACGCACTGTGAGTCGTTGATGCGTTCGGCGAGCGCTTCGGCGCTGAAGCCGCCGAATACCACCGAGTGAATCGCGCCGATGCGCGCGCACGCCAGCATCGCGATCGCGAGCTCGGGGATGAGCGGCATGTACATCGCCACGCGATCGCCGCGCTTCACGCCGAGAGTCTTGAGGACGTTGGCCGCGAGGTTCACCTCGCGCTGGAGATCGAAATACGTCAGCGTGCGGCGGTCGCCAGGCTCGCCTTCCCAGATGAGCGCCGCCTTGTTGCGCCGGCCGTTGCGCACGTGCCGGTCCACGCAGTTGACCGCGGCGTTCAGCTTGCCACCGACGAACCACTTCGCGTGCGGGGCGTTCCACTCGAGCACCGTGTGGAACGGCTCGATCCACTCGAGCTGCTCGGCCTGCGCCTTCCAGTACGCCTCGGGGTCGGCGGCGGCCTCGGCGTAGATGGCGCGATCACGCACGTTCGCGGTGGCGGCGAATTGCGGCGGCGGCGGGAACGTACGCTGCTCGTCGAGCAACGCCTGGATGTCTTGGGAGGTGGACTCGGACATGACGCGGAATGCTATCAAACCCGGCAACCGGCAACCGGCAATCGGCAAGCCGGCAACCGGGCCGGGCCCTCCGGGCACCGGGCACCGGGCAGCGGGCACCGGGCACTGGGCACCGGAATGCGGTTCGTCATTCAGCATTCGGCATTGCCGGCGACGCGGCACTTCCCTCAGCAGTCGACGTTCGGTGCACCCCATCGGCGCCACGCGATCAGGCTGGCGGCGACAAGGAGGACCGACAGGAGCGTGTCGACGAGGTAGTGGGCGCCTGACAGGACCGTGGCGACACAGAGAGTGGCGTTGAGCAGGACGAGAGGGACGAACACCCACAACCGACTGCGCGTCGCCCATGTGAGGACGAGTGCACCGGCGACGTGGAAGGACGGGGCAGACACCAGGCCCGTGACATTCCGGAAGTCGACCACGCGCAGCGCACCACTGCGGAAGCCGTCGAAATGCGCCGTGAACATCTGCTGCGGCAGCGTGGACTCGAAGCCGTACCAGGTGAACGCGCACGCGGCGGGCCAGAGCGCGAAGCACAGCAGCGTCACCACGAGGCAGACGTGCAGGTGCCAGATGCACTCCCACAGGTGGAGACGATGGCCGATCAGCACGAGCACCGGAGCCGCGAGCAGGATCTGCAGCGCGAACGTGTCGTAGGCCAGCGTCAACGCGTGTGCGAGCGTGGGGTGCGCGCGGGTCCACGCGGCGATCGAGGGCACGTGGACGCCCATCAGCGCGTCGGCCGCCGCCAGCCACGCATCGATGGCGGGCCGCGCCAGCGCCGCGCCGGCGTACTGCGCCGGCAGGCTGACGATGCAGAGCACGACGATGAAGGCGAAGGCGAGGAGGCCTTCGGGGACCATCCAGCGGAGCGGACTCGCGCTCGTCCGCCGCGCGGCGATCGTCGCCAGAACGGCCATGACACCGGCCACGATGAGCGGCGGCGCGGCATTGCGCCAGCGCACGTCGAGGCCGAGCGCGGTGCACGCCGCCAGCGTCACGACGGCGAACACGACATGACCGGCGGCGAGTCCGCGCGCGAGCCGGTGCCATCCGACGACCGCGCCGGCTGCCAGGGGCATCGCGTGCGCTAGAGCTCTGGACCGTGCGGGCGCGCCGGATCGGCGAACCCGGGAACCGGCGGCGGAGGCGGCGGCGTGGCGGGCTTGAAGATCGCCGTCCCGATGAGGCCGCCTATGGCGCCGAAGATCGCGTTGACGAACAGGCTGATGACGAAGCCGACGATCATCATGGCGCCCATCGCCCCGCCTGCCGCGAGCGACTCGATCATGCCGCGCATCTCGCCCGGCATCTCGTCGCCGCTCTGCTCGAGCAGGCGCTGGAAGAAATCGCCGCTCATCGGTCCCATCACCATCTGAATCGGGATGGACAGCACGGCACCGATAACGGCACCGACCAGACCCGCCATCAACCCGACGATGGCGCCGTCGGCCCCGGCGACGGGATGCGGCTGCGCCTGCTGGAGCATGTAGGTGGCCACCATGCCGCCGAGAATCACCCAGGCGCAGCAGAGGCAGTTGCCCATCGAAATCACCGGCAGCGCCGACAACACGCCCACCACCAACCCACCCATCAGCGCCGGCTGCAATTTCGATGCGTGCATGCGCGCCATCGTAACAGGACCGATTGCCATGCCGCGGCCGGGCTCGGCCTTGCACTTCGCTCAGGCCGCCCCGAAATCGCCGAAGGGCGGAGAGCCGGCCCTGCCGGTTGCCGGTTGCCGGTTGCCGGTTGCCGGTTGCCGGTTGCCGATATCCATTACAGTCTCCCCATGTCGCTATCTGCTGTGTTTGCGTCGAACGCGCTGGTCCGATGGCTGCGCGGCGATCCCGGACGGTACGACCTGCTGACGCGGATGGTGGGAGCGCGGCTGGGTGACAGGATGTTGTCGTGCGGTGCGGGGGATCCCGGACTCGTCACCGCGATCGCCAAAGTGACGGGCCTCAGTGGCAGGGCCGTTGCCCTCGCCGCGACGCCCGACGAGGCTGCGCGACTGACCAACGCTGCCGAACACGCCGGCGTGCTCCTGGAAGTGATCGAGTCATCCCCTGACGCGCCGCTGCCGTTCGAGGACGGCGAGTTCGACATCGTGCTGGTCGACGCCGTGTCGGCACCTGTGGCGGCGCTGCTGCCCGACATCAGGCGCGTGCTGCGCGGCGGCGGGCGCGTGGTGCTCGTCGTACGCGAGAAGGCAGCGGGAGCCCCGGCACCAGCCGACGTCCAGGCCGCCACCGCCTCCCACTTCAAGGGGGCCCGCGTCCTCTATCACCGCGACGGCCACGGCATCGTAGAAGCGCTCAAGGGACAGGTATGATCGCCGGTCGTGTCAGTCTCGCCTCTCGTCCTCGCGCTGATCCTCAGTCTCGCCGGCAGCTTCCTCGGCGTGCTCGTGGCGTCGGCCATCTACCTGTTCGGCGACGAGGCGCGGGAACGGCTGGTGTCGTGGCTGGTCAGCTACGCGGTCGGCACGCTGCTCGGGCTCTCCCTGCTCCACCTCGTGCCCGAAGCGCTGGAGGCGCTGCCGCCGCAGCAGGCGCTCGGCGTCCTGCTCCTCGGCATCCTGACGTTCTTCATGCTGGAGAAACTCGTGCTGTGGCGGCACTGCCACGACACGCACGAGTGTGAGGTCCACAGCAGCGCCGCGAGCCTGGTCATCATCGGCGACGCGTTCCACACGTTCGTGGACGGCGCCATCATCGCCGCCGCCACGCTCACGTCACCGTGGCTGGGCGTGACGACGGCACTCGCGGCCGCCGCGCACGAAATCCCGCAGGAGCTCGGCGACGCCGCCATCCTCCTCAAGGCCGGCTACAGCCGCACGCGCGCGCTCGCGCTCAACCTGCTCTCGGGGCGTGGCGGCGTGGTCGGCGCGCTGTTCGTCTTCCTCGCCCTGAATCAGTTGCCCGCGGTGCTGCCGTACGTCCTCGCGTTCGCCGCGGGCAGCTTCCTGTACGTCGCGATGGCGGATCTCATCCCCAGCCTGCACAAGGGCCACACGGAAGTGAACCCCGTGGCGCAGGTGCTGCTCATCGCCGCCGGCCTGCTCACGC
This genomic interval carries:
- a CDS encoding methyltransferase domain-containing protein; its protein translation is MSLSAVFASNALVRWLRGDPGRYDLLTRMVGARLGDRMLSCGAGDPGLVTAIAKVTGLSGRAVALAATPDEAARLTNAAEHAGVLLEVIESSPDAPLPFEDGEFDIVLVDAVSAPVAALLPDIRRVLRGGGRVVLVVREKAAGAPAPADVQAATASHFKGARVLYHRDGHGIVEALKGQV
- a CDS encoding phosphatase PAP2 family protein: MPLAAGAVVGWHRLARGLAAGHVVFAVVTLAACTALGLDVRWRNAAPPLIVAGVMAVLATIAARRTSASPLRWMVPEGLLAFAFIVVLCIVSLPAQYAGAALARPAIDAWLAAADALMGVHVPSIAAWTRAHPTLAHALTLAYDTFALQILLAAPVLVLIGHRLHLWECIWHLHVCLVVTLLCFALWPAACAFTWYGFESTLPQQMFTAHFDGFRSGALRVVDFRNVTGLVSAPSFHVAGALVLTWATRSRLWVFVPLVLLNATLCVATVLSGAHYLVDTLLSVLLVAASLIAWRRWGAPNVDC
- a CDS encoding ZIP family metal transporter, with the protein product MSVSPLVLALILSLAGSFLGVLVASAIYLFGDEARERLVSWLVSYAVGTLLGLSLLHLVPEALEALPPQQALGVLLLGILTFFMLEKLVLWRHCHDTHECEVHSSAASLVIIGDAFHTFVDGAIIAAATLTSPWLGVTTALAAAAHEIPQELGDAAILLKAGYSRTRALALNLLSGRGGVVGALFVFLALNQLPAVLPYVLAFAAGSFLYVAMADLIPSLHKGHTEVNPVAQVLLIAAGLLTLLML